The Sphingobacterium bambusae genome includes a window with the following:
- a CDS encoding S9 family peptidase has product MKYYLLALVISQFAWLTPKAQEKPTPLTWQDIPDWRYNRTNDATPSPDSKWLAYISGPTQGDLTLNLKSTTNSQIYQYPIGGQNSPIVFNEHSSYLAFYKSADYKTIKGNQKAKKPSRRKLQLIALKDTASTIFENVQKFDFANEHGGWIALRFESIVPTAKNDTTGRGSDLLLYNLENKQKFNIGSVHDYAFNKSGTLLAYSVDAAGQNGNGVFLLNLASGLTTLLQNDAATFSKINWNKEGTAFSLLKSKKDKAYKTAVYSLIGVKNVLAKTPEVYSYTGLQEQQITAGYGISENSIPYWSKDLSRIFFGIAKIEKTKVEPEKTQDAKVDSLAQKVKTASLADSAQRITDSTTVKLAAKAPQKPATNKKDLEKPDMTIWNWQDKRLQSSQRTQLERDKRFNIMSVWEVNSNKFVSLADSNLRSISLAPNQKIGYGLDFSPYEFTSNLDGQRFADVYIVDIASGERKPAIEKLYLNASFSSSFSPNSTHLLYYNDGDYYVLDVKTLTKTNITKNIPTSFISVTDDHNVSKPATGTYGWTHDGRFVLLKDNYDLWKVSFDGKSHKQLTDNWKSKKLLATSYNNIYPDDEDIDLSKDQYFGIIDDNNKQTGIALLPAKSDKMQILTLEDAYISPLNKVKHASSFFYSRQTPTVSPELYMSTDKMLTSPVKLVADSAKQLLSAGSKLISYISDHGDTLQAVLYLPANYVEGQTYPTITYIYERLTNGKNSYSLPAYPGGGFNRAMYTSNGYAVLMPDIKYKLNDPGMSTVACVVPAVKAAVATGIVDEKNVAIHGHSWGGYQTSFLITQTNIFKAAVAGAPLTNMISMYSLIYWNSGSSNQSIFESSQGRLTTGYWDNWDAYARNSPIFHIKNVQTPLIIMHNDKDGAVDYTQGIEYFNGLRRLNKPVVMLTYNGENHGLAKEVNQKDYAVRMMEYFDHYLKGKEAPEWWSKGIDFMALPKHLEDRAFE; this is encoded by the coding sequence ATGAAATATTACTTGCTTGCGCTGGTCATCAGCCAGTTTGCCTGGCTCACACCGAAGGCCCAAGAGAAGCCTACGCCATTAACTTGGCAGGATATCCCCGACTGGCGATACAACCGCACGAACGATGCTACGCCGAGCCCTGATAGTAAATGGCTGGCTTATATCTCCGGGCCTACGCAGGGCGACCTGACCTTAAACCTAAAAAGCACAACCAATAGCCAAATATATCAATATCCTATTGGCGGACAGAACAGTCCGATCGTATTTAATGAACACAGCAGCTACCTCGCTTTTTATAAATCGGCAGATTACAAAACGATAAAAGGTAACCAGAAAGCGAAAAAGCCAAGTCGCAGAAAACTGCAGCTGATTGCATTGAAGGACACGGCGTCCACCATCTTCGAAAACGTACAAAAGTTTGATTTTGCCAATGAGCATGGCGGCTGGATTGCCTTGCGTTTTGAATCGATCGTGCCCACAGCAAAGAATGACACGACGGGAAGAGGAAGCGACCTTTTACTTTACAACCTAGAAAATAAACAGAAATTCAATATTGGGAGTGTACACGATTATGCCTTTAATAAAAGCGGCACCTTACTCGCCTATAGCGTGGATGCTGCCGGCCAAAACGGGAATGGTGTATTCCTCCTCAACTTAGCAAGCGGATTGACGACACTGCTACAAAACGACGCTGCAACCTTCTCCAAGATCAATTGGAACAAAGAAGGGACTGCATTCTCCTTATTGAAATCTAAAAAAGATAAAGCTTACAAGACAGCAGTATACAGCTTGATTGGCGTAAAAAACGTGCTTGCGAAGACGCCCGAAGTCTACAGCTACACCGGTCTACAGGAACAGCAGATCACCGCCGGATATGGCATCAGCGAGAATAGTATACCTTATTGGAGCAAGGATCTTAGCCGTATCTTCTTTGGCATTGCCAAAATCGAAAAGACGAAGGTGGAGCCAGAAAAGACACAGGACGCGAAGGTGGATAGCCTTGCGCAAAAGGTGAAGACAGCAAGCTTGGCCGACAGCGCGCAGCGCATCACCGATTCTACAACGGTTAAGTTGGCTGCTAAAGCTCCACAAAAGCCTGCAACGAATAAAAAGGACTTAGAGAAGCCCGACATGACGATTTGGAACTGGCAAGATAAACGTCTGCAGTCATCGCAGCGCACGCAATTGGAGCGGGACAAGAGATTTAACATCATGAGCGTTTGGGAGGTAAACTCGAACAAATTCGTATCCCTTGCCGATAGCAACCTCCGCTCCATCAGCTTAGCTCCAAACCAAAAAATTGGTTATGGCCTGGATTTCTCTCCTTACGAATTTACTTCCAACTTGGATGGACAGCGCTTTGCTGATGTTTACATTGTCGATATCGCCTCTGGCGAACGTAAGCCTGCCATCGAGAAACTATACCTCAACGCCAGCTTCAGCAGTAGCTTTTCTCCCAATTCAACCCATTTGTTGTATTACAATGACGGCGATTATTATGTGTTGGATGTGAAGACATTAACAAAGACCAATATTACCAAAAACATCCCGACATCGTTTATCAGCGTTACTGACGACCACAATGTTTCCAAACCAGCGACAGGCACCTACGGCTGGACGCATGATGGCCGCTTTGTGCTATTGAAAGACAACTACGATCTCTGGAAGGTATCTTTTGATGGAAAATCACATAAACAATTAACCGATAATTGGAAAAGTAAAAAACTGCTGGCCACATCGTACAACAACATTTACCCCGACGATGAAGATATCGACCTGTCGAAAGACCAATATTTTGGCATAATCGATGATAACAACAAGCAAACAGGTATTGCTTTGCTACCGGCAAAAAGCGATAAGATGCAGATCCTGACCTTAGAGGACGCCTACATTAGTCCGTTAAACAAGGTAAAACATGCATCATCTTTCTTTTATAGCCGCCAAACGCCTACCGTTTCGCCCGAGCTTTACATGTCTACCGACAAGATGTTAACATCGCCGGTCAAGCTCGTTGCAGACAGTGCCAAACAGCTACTTTCTGCGGGCAGTAAACTGATTTCTTATATCAGCGATCATGGCGACACTTTACAAGCGGTTCTATATTTACCGGCTAACTATGTCGAGGGACAAACCTACCCGACCATCACGTACATCTACGAGCGCCTGACGAACGGCAAGAACAGCTATTCGCTCCCAGCCTACCCCGGTGGCGGCTTTAACCGCGCCATGTACACCAGCAATGGTTACGCCGTGCTGATGCCCGACATCAAGTACAAGCTAAACGATCCCGGTATGTCTACAGTGGCTTGTGTGGTGCCGGCTGTAAAGGCTGCAGTGGCAACAGGTATTGTCGACGAAAAGAATGTCGCCATTCATGGCCACTCTTGGGGCGGTTACCAAACGTCGTTCCTGATCACCCAAACGAATATCTTTAAGGCTGCGGTTGCTGGTGCGCCATTAACCAATATGATTTCCATGTATTCCCTGATCTACTGGAACTCGGGCTCGTCAAACCAAAGTATATTTGAGTCGAGCCAAGGACGCCTAACAACGGGATACTGGGACAACTGGGATGCCTATGCGCGCAACTCGCCTATTTTCCATATCAAAAACGTGCAAACACCGTTGATCATTATGCACAACGATAAGGATGGCGCGGTAGACTACACACAAGGAATTGAGTATTTCAATGGTCTGCGCCGTCTCAACAAACCGGTAGTCATGTTGACCTACAACGGCGAAAACCACGGCCTAGCCAAAGAAGTAAACCAAAAGGATTATGCTGTGCGCATGATGGAGTACTTTGACCATTACCTCAAAGGTAAAGAGGCGCCGGAATGGTGGTCAAAAGGTATTGACTTTATGGCACTTCCGAAACATTTGGAAGATCGCGCTTTTGAATAA